In Sediminitomix flava, the genomic stretch CCTTATGATACAACAGACCAAAGAGAGCAAAGCCAAGTAGACTATGAAAAAGAGTATAAAAAATACACAGACTTGCCAATTCCTTCTCTTACAGATGTCACCTATCATATTGATATTTTCCCGCATCAGAGAGATGTTTTTGTAAAAGCTGATTTGAAGTTGGTCAATAAGCAAGAGAACCCAATCGATACACTATTATACGTTTATAGTGACGATTGGAAACCAACCTTTGAAATCCCAAATAGTAAAGAGATTTTCCATAATGAAGACGATGGAGTGATCATGTTCCAACTTGATCAAACTCTTGAACAAGGAGACACTATTGATCTTGTATTGAAGACGGAATATGTTACTGAGGGCTTCCAAAATGGTAGAGGAAATACGTCTATAGTTAAAAACGGAACCTTCATTAATAATTTGACCATTTTACCTAAACTAGGGTATTATGAAGGTATTGAAATCTCTGACAAGAATAAACGTAAGAAGTATGACTTGCCAGAAAAAGAGCAAATGCCAGAGCTGCAAGCTGATTGTTCAGAGACATGCTTACGCAACTACCTATCAAACGGTCGTTCTGATTGGGTGAATGCTCAAACTTTTATATCTACTTCAGATGATCAAATTGCTGTTGCTCCAGGAAGTTTAGTAAAAGAATGGACAAAAGAAGGTCGAAAATACTACCACTACAAAGTAGATCACCCTTCATTAGATTTTGCATCGTTTGTATCTGCTCAGTTTGAAGTCAAAAAGAAGAAGTGGAATGATGTGGATATCGAAATCTATTACGATAAAGATCACGGACAGAATGTAGATGTCATGATCGATGCCGTAGAGCGTTCATTAATCTACTACTCAGAAAACTTTGCCCCTTACGAGCACAAACAAGCTCGTATTATCGAGTTTCCAAGATACAGTACTTTCGCGCAGGCATTCCCCGGTACAATGCCATATTCTGAAGCCTTTGGTTTTATCATCAACTTAGAAGATGAAACAGAAAATAATGTCATAGATGCAGTGATTGCTCACGAAATGGCACACCAATGGTGGGCTCATCAAGAAATTGGTGCAGAGATGGAAGGCGGTACAATGCTGACAGAAGCCTTTGCTGAATATTCCTCTTTAATGGTCATGAAATCAATATCTGATGACATGAAAATGAAGAAATTCTTGAAATATGACTTCAACAGATATTTGAGAGGTAGATCAAGTGAAGTTGAAAAAGAGAAACCACTTTATAAAGCAAACAGTGATCAAGGATATATCCATTACGGAAAAGGTAGTGTGGTACTTTATGCCCTACAAGACTACATCGGAGAAGAAAATGTCAATCTTGCTTTAAGAGACTTCTTGGGAGAATTCAGGTATAAAGAACCTCCTTATCCGACTTCTTTAGACTTCCTTCGTCATTTAGAGAAGCAAGTACCAGACTCATTGGCTTACCTTGTAGATGATTGGTTTAAAGAAATTACTTTGTATGACTTTAGACTTCAAGAAGCAACAGTTAGTAAAACAGCTGATGAAAAGTTTAGGGTAAAAATGAAAATTGATGCCTCAAAGCTAAAAGCTGATTCGCTTGGTACTGAAAATGAAGTTCCGATTAATGATTGGGTTGATATTGGGGTTTATGCCGATGCTGATGAAGAAAAACTACTTTACTTCGAAAGAGTAAAAGTTGATCAGAAAGAGCAGTTCTTTGAGTTTACTGTCAATGAAAAGCCACTTAAAGCAGCTATTGATCCTCGTAGATTACTGATCGAAAGAGTAATCAAAGACAATGTCAAATCTTTAGAGGAAGTTGATTCTGAAAAAGAAGATTTACTCGCAAAATCTGAATAACCAACTCATTTATAGATAAATGAAGCCCGATTAGTAATTGTACTGATCGGGCATTTTTTATTATAATAAATTTAGAGATAGCAAGATTTAAAGATTGATTAGCATTCAATCTATATTTTTAAGTATTGATCTCTTCAACTTTTGCTAAAAATGAAATTATAGTAAACTTTCTGACTTTACTTTTCACTTGTCCCAAATGTTTACCTATTTCGGATAAATCTATTTCAAACTTTTTGATTATGAATACTAAAAAACTTTACACCCTTACACACCTAACTATTGCATCAATTTTCGTTACACTTCTTACCCTTGGTTCTTGTCAAAAGAAACAAGAAACTGCAACTGAGGCAAAGACCGAAACTGTAGAAGAAGTTGTAACTGAAGAAGTAAAAGAAGAAGCTACTACTCCTGAAACTAAAGCAGTTGCGGCACCACAAAAAACACAAGTGAGTGCTAGTACTTCTAAAGAATCAACTTCTACTTCTGTGACAGCAGAATCTCCTGAAGTAAAAGAAATCAAAGCTGAACCTAAGGTATTTACACTTGCCTCAGGCGGTATGATTGATGTAAAATTGGATGGAGAACTTTCTACTGATTCGGTAAAAGTAGGTAACGTCTTTAGTGCACTCGTTACAAAAGATGTTGTTGCAGATGATGCAACAGTTATCCCTGCTGGTTCGGTCGTAAAAGGAGAAATTACCAAAGTTAAGAATGAGAAAAAACTAGGTGGAAAATCTCACATTGAGCTTACACTTAAAACGGTTACACTAAGCGGAGCTGATTATGCACTTGTAACAAAAGCGCTTTACTTTGAGGGCAAAAATAAAATTGGTAAAACAGCTCTTAATGCTGGTGTAGGTGCTGCTGCTGGTGCTTTAGCTGGTAACTTGGGTAGTAAAAAAGGAAACAAAACTAAAGGAACTCTTATTGGTGCCGCTGCTGGTGCTGCTGCTGGTGTTGGTGCTACAGCTCTTGGCAAAAAAGGTTCTTATACATTGGAAAGCGGAATGGAATTGTCTTTCGAACTTACTGACAATGTAGAAATCACGATGTAATTTCTTATTTCGTTATTTCCATAAAAAATCCCTAGCCCAAAACTGAGCTAGGGATTTTTTTCTATTTCATTCGTTCTTTCAACTTCACATAAGCAAAGGAGGCAACCAAGAGCAATACTCCCAGGCCAATAAATACCATTATCTTTTGTGGCATCGCTAAATCAATAGTATCATAGAATACCACCTTCAATAAGGTACTTGCAAAAAATCCGATTGAAATCTTTACAAATAACTTATCTGCTGATCTCAAATAAATAAATATAAGTACGATTGCATTTAAACCTAAAAAGAGGGTAAACAATGCACCAAATGCATCGAAGTGGAATCGTTCTAACAAAGTCAGTACTGAAGATATGAGCTGCAACTGAAGTACTATAAAAGTCCAAGGAAAATGCTTACGCAAACTATCTTCTAAAGCTCTCTGATAAACCGAGTACATGTAGTATACATAAACGACCAATAGTACTGTATATAAAATAGGTATCCATATACTGTTAGAGAAGAGAACAACTGCACTAAACAAACCAAATACACTTGCCAAAGCATAATTCCAGTGTTCTGTAGCTTTAAATACAGCTACATACTTATTTGTATATAACATAGCTAAGAGGCTCATTGAGATTCCTATTCCTATCCAAGCCTCCGTATTGTTGTCAAATTGCCATACTGAGAGTAATACAATTACTAAATAAGGTGTGAGTATTTGTAGAAAACGATAATAAGATTTCTCTAGCTTTTCAGCATTGTATCCTTTTTCAAATAAAATAAGTGAAACCAGTACCAACGAAAGAACTAAATAGTTTAGCTCATTTTTGAATGGGAATAAATAACATACACCTACGAATAGAATATATACCTCGGTTTTTATCGCTCTATATTTCACTTTTTTAGCGATTGCATACGGTATTAATATAGATATACTAGCAACTACACTCAACCATTCAGGATAATGCCTATAAACTGATTTTATAATAGCAACTGGAATAAGTAAGAAAAAGGCTCCCCACAAATGATATAGAATGGTATAAAGCTCACTTTTCTTATCCATTTTCATGAGCTGATAAATCATTCTTAAGCCCCACAAACTTAAGAAACACTCAATCATTGCAAACTTTCCATACATCAACTGTCCTGCAAAGTAAGCGTGCCCTACTGTCATGGCTGAATTTGTAATCCCAATTCCTAGTACAGCCAATGAAGTCAGTGATAAATATGCCGTATACTTATTTTTGAAATATTTATGCCATCCAAACATACCTACTGCTTGAATTGGAGCTAATACACAAGCCCACATTCCCATGAATTGGAAGGCTACTACATTAAAGACGATAATTGCCCAAAGTGGTATGATTTCTTTCGTGACCTTAAACCAAACTTGCTCATCTCCTTCCAGTTCATTTTTTTTCCACTCAATCACTCTCCAAACAATCGTTAGTAAGAGCCCAAGTGCAAAGAAATTATAGAAACTATCTTGTGCTAAGCCCAACTCCCAATTGGTCACTAATGCTGAACTCTGGTAAAGTAATTTCCCAACAGCAAAAAGAAACAGTAACCACGCTTCTTTTCGTAAAGCCTTCATTTGGAAAGTAAAACCGAAAATCATGAGCAGTACGGCTTCCAATCCCCAGAAAAAGCCCATCATACTATGCTCAAACAAGGCAGGTATTGCCAAGCCTACAAAAGTAGAAATAATTGTGAGTAAGGCTACTTTTATTCGGTTATCAAGTCTGCTCCACAAGAACTTTAAACCTATACCAAAAACAGCTGCATTTCCTAAATATAAAAGTCCTAAAATGAACTGTTGTTCGATCAGACTCTGATACAAATTGAACAGTAAAAAGCCTAAAGATCCACAGAGAACTAACAGATCAGTAGTTTTCCAATTGTATTTTAACTTCCCTTTTTCAAAAACTACAAAGAAGAAAAAGAGGTAAGCAAACAGATGGTCATAAGCAACAAATAATAACTGATTTGGTCGCTGCTCAAATACCGAATATTCTAATAGAAATACTGAATTCAGAAATGCTAAATAAAAGAGTCCTCGCCATGCTATTCGTTCTGAAATTAGAATTGCACCTAAGGTTAAAAACCACAAGTATAAAAAGTACAATTGCCCATTTTCTGTAGAGGATAAATAAAATGGCGCATAAGCACCTCCAAACAAGAATAATACAGCTATGATTTTCGCTTCCAGTCTAAGTGCTAAGAACACTCCAAGTCCTGTATTCAGCACTACCAAAATAAAGCCTAAGAGGCTGGATGACAAAGAAGGAAACTCTCCTAATCCACTCATAAAGTAGATCATAAGATAATTGAGGGCTAAGCCTAAGCCCACCAAAGCAGAGCCAAAATCTTCATACTTTTGATCTCTGAAAAATAATCGAAATCCAACTACAATCACGGCTACTCCCGATAAGAACCCGCTACCAACTTTCACGACCTCTGCCCATTTCCCAAATTTAGGTAAAGCATATTGCATGAGGTATCCAAAACCAAATAACATGGCAACAACCCCTGCCAAAGTCATAAAGAGAATCGGTAGCTTCCCTTCTTTCTTATATCGAAAATAAATACCCGATAATAGCCCGAACGCTTCTGAGATAGGAGCTAACCAAGGCAATACATTTTTCCACTCAAATGTTGATTGCTCTCTTACTTCAGACTCAACTTCCGCTACTCTTTCTTCTTCCTTGTCTTCAATCGGAGGTGGAGTTACTGCTATATTTTGAGGCTTTACTTTTCGTATTTCTTCATTTCTCCGATCCGCAAGGGTAAGCTCTAGTTGCTCTTCTTCTTTAGGGACAAAAGCTGCCTTCTCTTTTTCAAGCTGATTTAAATAGAAACCTCTAAGCGTACTGAGTTCTTTACGAAGTTCAACCATTTTGGTATTTAACTCACGCTCCAAAACCCGTTGTTTATTACTTACATTTTCTAAGGCATCAGCATAGGCCATCAATGGTTTCCCACATGATCTGCATAAAAAAACATCTGCTTCATTTTGCGTTCCACATGCAGTACATTCATTCATCATAAGCTAAAAAATTTAGTCTTTCTCCTCATTCTCAAAAAGTAAAGAATCTGGAGTATATCGTGGAAGTTATAAACATAAATTGAATTGACAAAAGACAAAACAGGATGTAAACCTCCTAAATCATGTTAGAGATAGGCATTCTGAATATAAACATTGTTAAATACAGCAAGAGATCACATCTCTTTTGGAGTATTAACTGTCTTAAGAAAAAACAGGATTAAGACCATACAACATACCAACGAATATGAAAAAGAACTTATCAATACTATTACTATGCTTAATGCCCTTCTTTGTTTGGGCACAAGAGCGTCATTCATCTGACCCTATGATAAAAGTAGAAGGCTATGCTACCGTAAAACAAGTACCCAAACTGATGAACATTAATATCACTATCAGTCAAGAAGATATTGCCTACGATATGGCTGTACAGAAGGTACAAGAGAAGCTCAGCAAAATGAAAGAGAATTTTAAGAATGCGAGCTTAGATGAAGAACTAATTAAAGCTACTTCATTCAGAGTAGATGAGCGTTTTGAGTATCGTGATGGAAAGAGAAAATTGATGGGCTATAATGCAGTCATGGATCTTTCTGTAAAAACAGAATACAATGCACAGACAAGCTACAAGGCTGTAGCCGCACTTACAGAAGATAAAGAATTTGTACGTTTTAGTATTGGTTTTGAGCTTTCTGATGATCAAAAAACAGCTTTAAAAGAAGAAGCTTTGAAAAAAGCAGTAGCAGACGCAAAAGCAAAAGCACAAATTCTGGCAGAAGCTGCAGGAGCTAAACTTGGAGACTTAAACAGCATAAGATACGGACATACAGACGAACACTATAGACCTTCTCCTCGTGCCTTTGCCAAAGGTGAAGTAATGGCTATGGAAGCTCAGTCTGCAAATATGGGTGGAAATCTAGAATTGAACCCAAAAGAGATCGAAATCTCGAATAGAGTAATGATGAAATGGGAAATTGAAGACTAACAAACTTAAACACACTTTAATAAAACAGTATATTTAAATTTCTTCTTTCTCTTAGTAAGCCTCCTTTCTAATTTTTAGAATTGGGGGCTTTTGCTTTTCCTATTTATCTCTAAAAAATAAAGCTCAAATCAGTTACGATCCGAGCTTTTTAAATTTCATAAGACTAGAGATTTGAACAGATTAAATTACTCATCTTAACCATTCTCCCCTTCATCAAGAGTTCTGTCATAAGCCGTTCGTTTCTCAGTATCTGAAAGCACTTTGTAAGCATTTTCAATTTCTAGAAACTGTTGCTTTTCTGAAGCCCCTAACTCTCCATCAATCCTCAATTGATCAAACTTGAGTAAGAAACCAATATAAGCTTCCTTAACTTCTTCTGATGCACATCCCCGCCTAAGCCCTAAAAGCCTATAATAGTCTGCATTCATTTTAGTTAAAAAATTTAGTTTTATAACCCTTCTTTTAAATTCTAAAAAAAATCCATAACAACCTATAAAATCAACAAAAATTAATTTGAATTTAACATTGTGCTATCGAATCAAAATCATAAATAGAAATATGGTTTTCAGTATCTACAGGGATTTTTATTCTATTCTATACAATCTCCGACTCTATGATTTTGGAACTTGTACTTTCTTATCGAAATATTGAAAAACTTCTATATTTTAAGTAAAACTAATGCCAATTACATCTACACTTTTTGAAGAACAACTAACTTAAACAGTCGATAATTAACATTAACCCAAACCTTCATGAAGTACCCAAAACTTCAAACTATATACCTAATCGTAGCTAGTGCTCTCTTCTTTGTTTCTTGTTACCCCGATGAACCCGATAATATTTCAGAGCTTGACATTGTAGGGACTACTTTTGATCCCGAATACGATTTTTCAGAAATAGAAACCTACTTCCTTCCAGATTCAGTAGTTCATATCGAAGACTTGACACGTTCGTCTAACAATGTGAATATCACTCGTGATATTGATGATGTCATCTTAGAGACAGTCAAAGAAAATTTAGATGCTCTCGGCTATATGGAGTTAGAAACAGAAGATACTTCTCAGGTGGATGTTGTCATTCAAGTTTCAGCCTTTTCAACCACTAATACCAGTATTTTTGATCCTTATGATTGGTGGGGATATTGGGGATGGTACCCAGGCTGGGGTGGTTATCCTGGCTATGGTCCGGGTTGGGGCTATTTCTATCCTTGGGGACCTCCTATTATTTACTCTTACAGCACAGGAACAGTACTCATCGAGATGGTTGATCCTAATAACCCAATGACCAATGATGAAGAAGTGCCTTTGGTTTGGCTTGCCGCTATCAATGGACTGCTCAGTAGTAATCCTGGCTCAAACCAAAACAGAGTCGTCAATGCAATCAACCAAGCTTTCGAACAATCTCCTTACCTCAATGACTGATCTTAGTTATGAAAAATATAATTAGATATACCCTTATTACTTTCTGTCTGGCTTTCAGCATTCAGAATAGTTCTGCTCAGATGTATAGTTCTTTGACTTATGATGTTTCCTTCCCTCTCAGTCATGAAGTCATTGACTTTATTGACGATACGAGTTGGAGAGGTTTTACATTCAAGGTTGGTGGAGAAATCACAGAAAATATAGGTGCAGGTATTTATTCTGGCTGGTATGTGTTTAATGAAAAAGTAAGGGGAGAACAGATCACAACAGATATAAGTACACTATCGGGCGTTCAATTCCGCTACATTAATATTGTTCCAATTATGGCTGATGTTCACTACAGAATGGCTAACTCTGGCGATTGGACTCCATACGGTTCTTTAGGAATTGGTACATACTTCTTCAAGCACACTACAGATGTTGGTATTCTGAGAATAAGCGATGACGAATGGCATTTTGGGTTGGCTCCTGAAGTTGGTGTTGCTTATCATTTAAGAGAGAATAGTCATCTGCTTCTTAGTATCAGATATAATCATGCATTTCCTACAAAGGATTGGAATACACAATCTTTCTTTCAAATAAATGTAGGTCTGATGTGGTCTGAGTGGTAAGACACATGTTTGATGTTACGCTATTTTTTTTTCATTTTAGTATAAATGAAATATAGGTATTGATTTTCAATTCTATAGTCATTTTTCATTTACCCAAATACTAAATCTGATGAAAAATAGATTCCTTAAATCACTAATTCTACTAATTATTAGCTTTCTACCTATCCGATGCACCAACTGCAATTGTGATAATGAGTATAGATATTTTGACATCACCGATATGAGTGCTGTTCAGTATAATGTAAACGATCAAAGTGGTTTTCAAACCATATCAAATGGACAAACCGTAAACATTACAGACTTCAGAATCGGTTATAAATTCGACACAGAACTACTTAGCGCTATTCAAGCTCGATCTTTCAGTTTAACTCAAGAAGTATTTGCATGTGACTGTTATGCTATTGAGCGCTCTAAGGAAGAACGTTTTGTATCCCTATCATTTATCACAAACTATGATTTTGATGAGAATCATCAAGCGGGTTCTAGCATCAATGACCTCCTTCAAAATGGCTCCTTAAACTTAGAAGAGTATTTAAATTATACTGAACCCATAGTTTTTAAAGAAGATATATTCGAGTTAAAAAGTCCTCCTACTCTTTCAAACAAATTTAAATTCACAGTGATAGCGACTCTTAGTAATGGAGAAATTTATAGCTCAGAAAGTGAAGAAGTTACAATTCAAGCAGAATAAAAAAAGCCTTTGGAAGTATGATTAAAATCCAAAGGCTTTTCTCTTTTAAAAGATCATAGCAACTACTTACTATCTTTCTTTGATGAACTTCCTAATGAAAAATTTATAGGCACAACCATTTTCTGCTTAACAGGCTTTCCTCTCTGAAACCCTGGTTTCCATTTAGGACTCATCCTTATCACTCTTTCAGCTTCTGCATCACAACCTGCGCCAATCCCTCTTACAGTCTTAACATCAGTCACACTTCCATCTTTATCTATTATAAATTGAATGTAAACCTTCCCTTCTACTCCCATACGACGAGCCTCTTGAGGATATTTCAGATTCCTTCCTACCCAGTATAAAAATGCTGTAACACCTCCTTCAAATGAGGCAGGGTCTTCTACTATTTCAAAAACCTCGTCTAGTGTTTCTTCTTCTACTTCAAATTCCTCAAAGTTTTCCTCTTTTTCTTTTAGGGCAAATCCTCTTGCCTCAAGTTTCTTATCCGGAATTAGAAATTCGATTTTTGTTGTTTGTTTCTGAGCTACAGCCTTACCATTTAATTGAGCAGGCACCCACTTAGGACTACCACTTAGTAATCTAACAGCTTCCTCATCACAACCATGCCCTAAACTTTCATCAATCACAATGTTTTTGATTGAACCATCTTTATCTACCACAAATTCAAGTTTTACATTTCCTTGAATCTTCGCATCTCTAGCTTCTTGGGGATATTCAAGGTTATCCTTAAAGTATTGGTACAGTTCTAAAAAACCACCTTTGAAATGTGCAGGTTGATCGACATCCTTATAAACAATAGATGGTGTATTTTGTGAAAAAGCTATACTTGGAATCAAGCACAGGAATAAAAAAATTAATTCTTTTCGCATCTTAAAATGAATAATAGTTGAATACTAATGAGTTAGAGTCAAGTTAGATAAAACACAGATTAGTTTCAATTATTTGAAGACATTCCTTAGTTTCGCTGACTTACACAACAAACATCTTTTTGATCTCACAGATACTTATGACAAAATATACAACACTATACCTTTTCTTTTTACTTGCACTTATAGGCTGTGGACAATCTTCTGACACAGATTTTAGCACTCGCTTTGAAAAATCTGAAGGGAAAGAAACAGCAACCTACAATGAAACAATCGAGTACTTTGAGAAATTAGCTGATACAAGTCCATTTGTCAAATTACAGACCTTTGGTACTACCGATGCGGACAAACCTTTACACCTTGCTATTTTTGATTTCGATCAAGATTTCAACTTCAAAAAAAGCAGGACAAAGAAAAAAGCAATCGTCTTTATCAATAATGGGATACATCCTGGAGAACCAAGTGGTATAGATGCGTCTATGCTTTTCTATAGAGAATTAATCCAAAATGATTCTCTACGTCAGCAATTAAAAGATATCGTTATTGCTTCTGTTCCGATCTACAATATTGGTGGAGCTTTTAACCGTAGCAGTTTCAGTAGAGCAAATCAGCAAGGGCCAGATGCTTATGGTTTTAGAGGTAACAGTAGAAATTTCGATCTGAATAGAGATTTCATTAAGCTTGACTCTGAAAATGCAAAGACATTCACACGAATCTACCAACTTATTCAACCCGATGTTTTCTTAGATACACATACCAGTAATGGTGCCGATTACCAGCACATCATGACGCTGCTTACAGGACAAATCGAAAAAATGGGTGAAGATGTAGGTAGCTATGTGCGATCAACTTTTGAGCCTTTATTATATCAAGAAATGCATGAAAAGGGTTTTCCTATGGTTCCTTACGTCCATTCTTTGGGTAAAACTCCAGATACAGGAATTACTGCTTTTTACGATTCACCTAGATATTCGACTGGATATTCAGCGACATTTCATGCGCTTTCTTTTATCACAGAAACACATATGCTGAAAACTTACAAGCAGCGAGTTGATGCGACTTATGCTTTTATTGAAACTCTAATAAAAACTACTGCAACTGAAAAAGAGACGATCAAAAGTCTTAGAGAGAAAGCAATTACAAAGGCTAAAACTGCAGATGAATTTACCTTGCATTGGGAAATTGATACAAGTCGTTATGACATGATTCCATTTAAAGGCTATACAGCTAAGTATAAACCAAGTCTAATTAGTGGAAAAGAACGTTTATACTACGATCGAAATGAGCCTTGGGAAAAAGAAATTCCATACTATAGCTATTACACGCCTGTACAAAAGATAAAGACACCTAAAGCCTACATTATTCCAAAAGCGTGGAAAGAAGTTATCAGAAGGTTGCAAGTCAACAAGGTTAAAATGAGTCCAATTTCAGAGGATACAACTATGATGGTCACAGCTTACAGAATAGCCGACTTGAATACTGTAAAATCTCCTTTCGAGGGTCATTACTTGCATTATCAGACTAAAACTGAAACTATTCAAACGGAGATTTCTTTCAAAAAAGGAGATTGGCTTATCCCTCTGAACCAAGACCGTAATCGTTTCATTGTAGAAGTTTTAGAGCCTTCTGCCCCAGATTCTTATTTCAATTGGAATTTCTTTGACACTATTTTACAGCAAAAAGAATGGTATTCTTCTTATGTTTTTGAAGATTTGGCGGTACAATATTTAGAAGAGCATCCAGAAATCAGGGCTAAACTTGAAGCCAAAAAACTTGAAGACCCTGCCTTTGCTGAAAATGGTGCTTCTCAACTTTATTTTGTTTATAAACAAACACCTTATTACGAAAAAGAGCATTTAAGATATCCTATTTTCAGAGTAGAAAAAGAAGCACTAGCATTATAAAATTTGAAAACGGCATAAATCAGTTTTATGCCGTTTTCTTTTTAGCAAAAAGCTGCTATTCGTTCTATAAACCAAAAAAATGCAACTGAACCAATCATATAGGCAGGTATCTTTTTTACCATTAAAGACACATTTGATAGTCGATTAAACAGCCCAAAAACAGCTAGCATTACAGATACAAAAGCAATCTGTCCTAGCTCAACACCGATATTAAAACACGCAAGTGCTACAGGTATTTCTACTTGAGGAAGCCCCACTTCGTGTAAAGCACTCGCAAAGCCCAAACCATGCAATAATCCAAAAGTGAAAGCTACTAACCAAGGTGACTTACTTGTCAAACTTTCTTTACCTTCTAAATTTTTTATTAACTCAACAGCTAAGAATACGATACTTAAAGCGATGACTGCCTCAACAGGTGGAGTGGGAATATAGATAACGCCCAAAACAGCTAAAGTTAAGGTAAAACTATGAGACAAAGTAAAAGCTGTTATCGCTCCCAATAGCTTTTTGAACCGTTTACAAATCAGCAATAGGGCTAACACAAATAACAAGTGATCTATCCCTAACAAAATATGTTCGACACCCAATACTGTATAAGTCTCGGCTAGCTGTAGAGTACTTGCCGTCCCTTTTATCAATCCAGTATCTTGATCTGCTTGTAGCATCATTGTACTTCGCTCTCCATTCAGGTACTCGACACTGACCAATACAT encodes the following:
- a CDS encoding energy transducer TonB, which encodes MRKELIFLFLCLIPSIAFSQNTPSIVYKDVDQPAHFKGGFLELYQYFKDNLEYPQEARDAKIQGNVKLEFVVDKDGSIKNIVIDESLGHGCDEEAVRLLSGSPKWVPAQLNGKAVAQKQTTKIEFLIPDKKLEARGFALKEKEENFEEFEVEEETLDEVFEIVEDPASFEGGVTAFLYWVGRNLKYPQEARRMGVEGKVYIQFIIDKDGSVTDVKTVRGIGAGCDAEAERVIRMSPKWKPGFQRGKPVKQKMVVPINFSLGSSSKKDSK
- a CDS encoding HupE/UreJ family protein, with the protein product MKKLSTYLLFIILFLLPSQSWSHEIRPAFLQIIQKDSDTYEVYWKVPRMRDVIPPIYPVFEEGIQLNRLMRPQKSIGASFSKYELVAEIPLEGTAIFIDGLKKTLIDVLVSVEYLNGERSTMMLQADQDTGLIKGTASTLQLAETYTVLGVEHILLGIDHLLFVLALLLICKRFKKLLGAITAFTLSHSFTLTLAVLGVIYIPTPPVEAVIALSIVFLAVELIKNLEGKESLTSKSPWLVAFTFGLLHGLGFASALHEVGLPQVEIPVALACFNIGVELGQIAFVSVMLAVFGLFNRLSNVSLMVKKIPAYMIGSVAFFWFIERIAAFC
- a CDS encoding outer membrane beta-barrel protein; the encoded protein is MKNIIRYTLITFCLAFSIQNSSAQMYSSLTYDVSFPLSHEVIDFIDDTSWRGFTFKVGGEITENIGAGIYSGWYVFNEKVRGEQITTDISTLSGVQFRYINIVPIMADVHYRMANSGDWTPYGSLGIGTYFFKHTTDVGILRISDDEWHFGLAPEVGVAYHLRENSHLLLSIRYNHAFPTKDWNTQSFFQINVGLMWSEW
- a CDS encoding M14 family zinc carboxypeptidase, encoding MTKYTTLYLFFLLALIGCGQSSDTDFSTRFEKSEGKETATYNETIEYFEKLADTSPFVKLQTFGTTDADKPLHLAIFDFDQDFNFKKSRTKKKAIVFINNGIHPGEPSGIDASMLFYRELIQNDSLRQQLKDIVIASVPIYNIGGAFNRSSFSRANQQGPDAYGFRGNSRNFDLNRDFIKLDSENAKTFTRIYQLIQPDVFLDTHTSNGADYQHIMTLLTGQIEKMGEDVGSYVRSTFEPLLYQEMHEKGFPMVPYVHSLGKTPDTGITAFYDSPRYSTGYSATFHALSFITETHMLKTYKQRVDATYAFIETLIKTTATEKETIKSLREKAITKAKTADEFTLHWEIDTSRYDMIPFKGYTAKYKPSLISGKERLYYDRNEPWEKEIPYYSYYTPVQKIKTPKAYIIPKAWKEVIRRLQVNKVKMSPISEDTTMMVTAYRIADLNTVKSPFEGHYLHYQTKTETIQTEISFKKGDWLIPLNQDRNRFIVEVLEPSAPDSYFNWNFFDTILQQKEWYSSYVFEDLAVQYLEEHPEIRAKLEAKKLEDPAFAENGASQLYFVYKQTPYYEKEHLRYPIFRVEKEALAL